A region of bacterium DNA encodes the following proteins:
- the tnpB gene encoding IS66 family insertion sequence element accessory protein TnpB: protein MLTVPESVCIYLAAGPTDMRKSFDTLAALTRDVIGQDPRSGHLFVFCNRNRDRLKILHWESSGYWLLSKRLEKGTFAWPAAGAARVTLTATELAVLLGGLDVRDTRKRPWYGRKTTSSA from the coding sequence ATGCTGACCGTCCCCGAAAGCGTGTGCATCTACCTGGCGGCCGGCCCGACCGACATGCGCAAGTCGTTCGACACGCTGGCGGCGTTGACGCGGGACGTGATCGGCCAGGACCCGCGTTCGGGCCACCTGTTCGTGTTCTGCAACCGCAACCGCGACCGCCTGAAGATCCTGCACTGGGAGAGCAGCGGCTACTGGCTATTGAGCAAGCGGCTCGAAAAGGGAACGTTCGCGTGGCCGGCCGCGGGCGCGGCTCGCGTGACGTTGACGGCGACGGAGTTGGCGGTGCTGCTCGGCGGTCTCGATGTGCGCGACACGCGAAAACGCCCTTGGTACGGCCGGAAAACTACAAGTTCCGCGTGA
- a CDS encoding transposase — protein MGKISQIGASGPQQNATDVLTEILRAGSHQLLAAALEVEIQEFLGRYADQKDEHGRQRVVRNGFHKPREVQTGIGAIEVKAPRARDREPSGDQIRFTSSILPPYLRRSKSIEDLLPWLYLKGVSTGDFGDALASLLGPNAPGLSASTISRLKQAWEADYAGWNQRDLSTKRYVYVWADGVYFQARLEEQKQCILVLMGSTPSGDKELIAIQDGFRESEQSWLDLLEDVKRHGLVVSPKLAVGDGALVSVRPRAYSPAPDFAA, from the coding sequence ATGGGAAAGATAAGCCAGATCGGGGCCTCGGGTCCACAGCAGAATGCCACGGACGTGCTGACGGAGATCCTGCGAGCCGGCTCGCACCAGCTGCTGGCAGCGGCCCTGGAGGTCGAGATTCAGGAGTTCCTGGGCCGGTACGCGGACCAGAAGGACGAGCACGGCCGGCAGCGCGTGGTGCGCAACGGCTTCCACAAGCCGCGTGAGGTCCAGACGGGCATCGGCGCCATCGAGGTCAAGGCGCCGCGCGCGCGGGACCGGGAGCCGTCCGGCGACCAGATCAGGTTCACGTCGTCGATCCTGCCGCCGTATTTGCGGCGCAGCAAGAGCATCGAGGACCTGTTGCCCTGGCTGTACCTGAAGGGCGTCTCGACGGGCGACTTCGGCGACGCGCTGGCATCGCTGCTCGGCCCGAACGCGCCGGGGCTGTCGGCTTCGACGATCAGCCGGCTGAAGCAGGCTTGGGAAGCTGACTACGCGGGCTGGAACCAGCGCGACCTGTCGACGAAGCGGTACGTGTACGTGTGGGCCGACGGCGTCTACTTCCAGGCTCGGCTTGAGGAGCAGAAGCAGTGCATCCTGGTGCTGATGGGCTCGACGCCGAGCGGGGACAAGGAGCTGATCGCGATCCAGGATGGGTTCCGCGAGAGCGAGCAGTCCTGGCTCGATCTGCTCGAGGACGTCAAACGCCACGGCTTGGTGGTGTCGCCTAAGCTGGCGGTCGGCGACGGTGCACTTGTAAGCGTCCGACCCCGCGCGTATTCCCCCGCCCCTGATTTCGCGGCATGA
- a CDS encoding glyoxalase, whose amino-acid sequence MSASVPEGTELARPFLPAKDFSLSKRFYEALGFTKVLDDEVAIFGIGASSFVLQNYFQKDWAENFMMQLMVDDLDAWWTHMSSLDLPASFGVPAPKPPTVQPWGLRIAYLVDPSGVLWHVAQRRPGTQHDR is encoded by the coding sequence ATGAGTGCATCAGTCCCCGAGGGCACCGAATTGGCCCGGCCATTCCTGCCGGCAAAAGACTTCAGCTTGTCCAAGCGCTTCTATGAAGCTCTGGGCTTCACGAAGGTACTGGATGACGAGGTGGCAATCTTCGGAATAGGGGCGAGCAGCTTCGTCCTGCAGAATTACTTCCAGAAAGACTGGGCGGAGAACTTCATGATGCAACTCATGGTGGACGACCTTGATGCGTGGTGGACGCACATGTCGTCACTTGATCTGCCTGCAAGTTTCGGCGTACCTGCACCAAAGCCGCCGACTGTCCAGCCATGGGGCCTGCGGATCGCCTACTTGGTCGACCCCTCCGGCGTCCTTTGGCACGTGGCGCAACGCCGGCCAGGCACCCAGCATGACAGATAG
- a CDS encoding type II toxin-antitoxin system RelE/ParE family toxin: MIQSFRNAGTEDIFDGIASGVARRCCPQVLWAVARRKLDQINRVRDVAELKGPPGNHFERLKGNRVGQHSIRINEQYRICFVWKDGHAYQVEITDYH, translated from the coding sequence ATGATACAGTCGTTCCGCAATGCCGGCACGGAAGACATCTTTGATGGCATCGCCTCTGGCGTCGCGCGAAGATGCTGCCCGCAGGTGCTTTGGGCCGTTGCGCGCAGGAAACTCGACCAGATCAACCGCGTGCGGGATGTAGCTGAGCTGAAAGGGCCCCCCGGCAATCACTTCGAGCGATTGAAGGGGAACCGCGTGGGACAACACAGTATCCGGATCAACGAACAGTACCGGATCTGTTTCGTTTGGAAGGACGGCCATGCCTACCAGGTCGAAATCACGGACTACCACTAG